The Oreochromis aureus strain Israel breed Guangdong linkage group 16, ZZ_aureus, whole genome shotgun sequence genome includes the window tttttgagccGTTTTTCCTCTTCCTGACCAACCtgagaaaagagagagggaaaaaagtgGACTTGTTCATAGTAGTGAGgcctaaaaacaggaaataaaaacagcaataaaaaacacaccaaGCTGAAAAAGGAttcttcttttgtgttttagtgcgtgaaaaacaaaaaacaaaaaaaaaaaaaaaaaaaaaaaaacacatgtgaaGAACCTTTCTGCTTTGAGCATCAGGACGTCCACCATCTCCACTTGGTGCATCCAGCTTCTCCTGGGAGCTGCTTTGGATTAGAGAACACACTTGTCATCATTTGGAAAGGAAAAAAGGCTGATCTACTCAATAACTGAACCTTAATAACATACAGCTAAGTGTGTCTTTATCTGGTTAAACCTCTTTGTGGGGACCCAAAATTGGTATGTTATTATACTTGTGGCGACCCACAGTCACTTTATGAGGACAAAAGtccccacaagtttgaaggcatttttgagactcaaaatgcagttttagtgTCAAGGTTACAGTTAGGTTATTGGTTAGGtataggcattcatttttgatgtttagggtaagcagctagggaaagcattctgtcaattagatgtcctcactaagatagcaAACAagagggtgtgtgtgcgtgctcacGCACAAGCGTGTTTTAATGTACCAAGATGAGATTTCTCCCAAGACTTCACGAATCATCTAAAcaggaagacagaaaaagaattTATTTCCAAATGAAGTCCAATTCATCACCCAGCCCCACCACAGAGCTGGCAGATGTTTACCTGTGCAGGGATGTAACTTGATCCTGTGAGTATCTCCCCAGAGTCAACAGATAAAGGCTTCAGTTGCTGCAGGGGAAGCCCCGCCTGGATCTTACTCTTCATCTCATTATAGTCCAACTCCAGTTTTTGGAGAGCTAGTATAATGTTTGAAGGAGGATCCTTTGCCCTACAGTGAGATTTGGGACAAACACTATTGTCTCAGACAGAGAGGCCTTTAGGCACAGACACATATTGTAACTTGGAGCGTACTTACACTTGGGTGAGATGGTTTCCCTCAGCAGAGGTGTGGTAGAGTCTCCAGCAGTGCTGTCTGCATATGCTGTACTGCAGTGCCAGGAGGGCTAGCTCTGCTTGCTGAGCACGCTCCATACATTCACACTCATTTCTCAACTTGCAGCCAACACTGGGGGaagatacatacacacacattatattacattatagtACATTATATAAATGACAGGTCATGCGTATACTTcacctttttgttttctctttcccttCCTGTGTTTTCTTCAGTTGGAGAAATTCCTGAAATATTAATgaactgtttaattttttttgctggAGCTGCTATGAATGACAGCTGTTTGGGTTCCAATCTTACCTTGGCGAGATAGTCCAGATCTGCCATGCGTACTTCAGTGTTGAagtgtttgtcagctgtttccagGTCCTCAGTTTGAGTAAAGACTGACAGGCACTGCGCCACCTCAGTGCCAATCATCGCATCACAGGTGGAGACGCAGGGCATAGGGGAGGTGTGCTTATCTACACTTTTTACCTTGGTGGCAGACTCATATGACCTCAGGGTCTCACTGCTGGCTTCTGCTGTGTCATCATTATTAGTGGTGACTGGACACGAGTGAACGCTCCGGTTTTGTTCTCTCAGACTGTCATTAGCCAGACAGACAAGGATGCTCTTATCATCCTCCATGAGGCTACGGAAGGTGTCGCTTTGATCTTCAAAGGTTAAGAGAGCATTATTGATTGCAGTATAGTCAGAACCATGCATATCCTCATCTCTGCACATATACTTTGTGGTGTTTTCTTCAGCTTGGAACAGAGGAAACTTACCCTGTTCTGGCTCCACTGCCTGCATAATGCTTCCATCGGTGTACTCTGGACCAATCATCTGAATCCTGTCAGTACTGCTGGAGTCTAGGAGAGACTCTTTGGTAGCCATTGGCCATTCTGACCTGTAACATCAAATAATGTTACTCATTACTCTCAGCCTAACAGGTATTGCTGTTACAGAAACCAAGTTCTTGTAAATATAATtacactggtgtaaaagtcttTGGTCTATGGAAATTGCCTGTTGTGTTTACTTGGGTTATTTTGGTCTAATATCTAATCTAATGtctttgtttgatgatctgaaacaattaagtgtgacacacacacacacacacacacacacacaggaaatcaggaagggggcaacaTATGCACGACACTGAATATGCTGCAGATTTAGGAACCTTTAAataatttttacatttctttccGATGTCTAAAATACATTCATTCACTCTGTAGTTGGGCATAATTTAAATCCACAGTCGGTTTAAAGTAGATGTCCGTAGACCCCACACAGACAGGAGCACCAAAGCTGAAGTCAAAAAGCTGGACACTGTCAGCAGCAACACAGAttttacacatgcaacacaCATCCTGTGGCCCCACCATCCGCCGGAGGTGGTGTAGGGGTCCGGTGCAAGGTGCTTCAGGTGGCTGTCAAGGGCAGGTCCCTTGCGATTTGATTACTCAAGCTGACCATGGGAAAAAGGAATGTCATCTGTCTGGTATGGAAGGAAACTGAAGTGATGCATGAGGTTGACAGAAAGAAAGGGTAGATGTAGCTGGTTCACCTCAACTGACATATTAGGGTCTGAAACTATTCTCCTCAGAGGGGCTGGGCTCTGCTCCAGTCTAGAGTTAGATCAGTGAGAGCGGCAGGCAGGTATACACCAGCCTCTGTGTCTTTGGGAACAGGTATGCACTGTCATTTGCACTTATGTGGTAAATTCATGGTTCAGAATACCTTCTTGCAGGTCAGGGGTTCGAATCCCAATCCAGTAAAGGGTAGGCTAGGCCCTCCATGTTATCCAAGGCTACCTAATGTGTATGTGCTACAGATAACTCAAGCCATACTGGCTTGGCTGTTGCTAGGATTAACAGGGTCTGTGTGAGGTGTTGAACAGCTGTTCTAATGCTACCATGCATGTTATCCCAGGAGAAGGGGTCACAAGAAGAGGATGTGGAACTTATGGCTTTGGTAACACCAGAAAACTAGACTAAGAGTGAGACTAGTAGCTCAATCTTCCAACATCCAGAAGAAGCAAGTGCTATCACAACTAGAGATTGATGAGGTACAACACAAACGCTACAGCAAGGGGAACCCAGGACATCTGCTCAAGGGTTGAGAAATCAACATTCCCGCCCTCCCGGATTGGTTACCAAGCTCTAAGAACAACTGATGGGTTGCTGTTGAGTGCAAGAGCAGCTGACCTGAAGGTTATGGCTAAGCTGGAAACCTGGATCCTCAGTGGCTTATTACCAAGCCTACGTAAAGTACCTGATGAAAGTTTATCAGTAGATGTGAATGCAGCATTACGGTCAACCCCCACTGTCACAATGTGTTTGGCTATACGGTAATTAATACCGCCCAAAAAAGTCACTGGCTACCCTCTGCCACCCCTGCAGGCCACTGCCAGATCCTCCTGTCTCAGGAAAACCAGGACCCTCACAGGTGACTCCTTGCACCCGTCCACCACCTGTGTGACCCGTCTGGTCGGCAGCTCGGGTCAATCAGGTCGcacacctccagactcactaacagcttcttcccctgggCCATTCTGACTGTTAACAAATACTACCCCCACTCCCCTCACCAATCTGAGCCACAGTCTGAGTAACCCTCATCACTCAGGCCACTCACATACAATCTATACTCAGACCAAGTCCTTTGCAGCGTTTCCAAGAACTTTGTTCTCCAATGTGTGCCATTGCTTGTTTTCTATATGTTCCTCTAGTTTGTCTACATTTCacctgtttgttatttattcctgatGTCTTATTTTATTCCTGCAGAGTTGATGTGGAGCACCCATAATTTCATTTtacatgacaataaagggctactCTAGTCCATTCTATGATGAACAGCCAGAAGGAACAGTGCCCTCCGTGGAGATGGAGACTAGAGACCAAGTTCAAGGTAGCATGAAGGGAAGTAAGCTAATTGTCGGAACTGCAGGAAGGCGCAATGTAGAAAGTGGGGCCTAAGACCTGTCCATACCTGTGGCCTTAGAAACCAAGCCATCCTTGGCTAGCAGCTCGAAGAGTTACACCAGAGAGACAGAAGCGGTAAGAGCCtcaccaaggctggagatggaGCAAGAGTGGGAAAAGGATGCAACACATAACAACAATGCTCAGTGAATAATGGATCTCAGCATACTGCAGCAACATTACTGAACAGGATCCAAGAAAGTCTCAGGTATGAAGAGTTCGGACAGCACCAAGCCCTGACATGACTCACACCTactgactaaaaaaaaaaaaaaaaaaaagaagctcacTGCCCTGAGTCTAGGACTCAGTGAAATAAGATGCATACTTACTGTGATGGACTGAAGTCTGCACTCTGGCCTTGTACCCCTGAAATCTGATTCCAGGGCTCAGGCTTTCTCCTCTGTCTACATAGCTTCAGCTCCATGTCCAGAGAGACGCTCACCGAGCCAGCTGGTTTCTTGCacacagctgcacagctgcccgTTTGAAATGAGCACCTATCTTCATTCAGCTGGCACAGTGGCAGTCCCTTTCAAATAACAACAGTGATTTgtcttttttcaaaaatacaacttagaTTACACAAACTAAAGCTCTTTAAACACACTTACAGGTCTATAGCAGGCCTTCTgatcatttgttttttgtgtgacgGGGCTGCTGCAAGCTGCACTGAAGCCACCAGGCATGTGAGCCTGCCCAAACAGCTTTTCTTGATGCTCATTCCAGTTACAGCCAAGCAAAGTTAAATTCTCCCTACTGGGGAGCATCTCCAAGTCCAGGTGAGTGCTGGGTGTTTCTtgaataaaaagcaaacaaatggAACTGTTACAAAATTGAAAGTATGTGAATGTAACTTGGTCTCTAGACTCAGTTCTCTTCAATCAATACTCGTTAAATTTGACAGTTTGAGACAAGACATGAACCTTGTTCTATACTAAGACATGTTGTgaaatttatttttactgcaatTTTGTTGTCATTGCATGTGTGAGAAACACGGTGGGATATCTCCAACCACAGGATGAGTAACCTGAGCTTATACCAGGAATTATCCAAAAGTTCCAGGACTTCACTGATTAATAAACGATTCCAGATTTAAACTTGACCAATCTTCTCTTCAAAGTCATCTTTTTGTGCAACTGTGGCCCGCTTTCAGCACGATTATCGTTTTTAGATCACTCTGTGCAACTCCTCTTGGTAATTTGCATGGTCTGTATATGCCTGTGTGGGTTTCTTCTGAGTTCTTCCCACAagccaaagacatgcatgttacaTTTTGATACTCGGCAATGGATATGAGGTAAATATGCTACTTAAACTGCATGAATGATTGGTTAAATGTGGCTTCACACGTAAAGGATTGTGAGTTTTCAGTAAGGCACATTTTCACTGTGCCTCCATGCCTTTTGGATTCCCTGCAGTGCATCAAAACCAACATTCTCTAAGGGAAGGTAAGTGCAAGGATCTGTAAATCCAGGGCGCTGATCACCAGTGATGATCCTCAACACAAAAAAAGTTGAGGTTTGCTCTCTGAACAAGTTTGAGGACTGTGGGGAAATTGAAGATGGACAGCAGGAGGAGTGGCATAAAAATGTTAAGAGAATTACATTTACATAGCACATTTCGTTATATTAAAATTCAATGTGTTTAACATAGAAGATAAAATCCTGTCtaaattaatatatattttaatatctaTCAAGTTTTATTGGCTTGTAAaataaaaggagagagagagagagagagagagcgcgctACTGATGGCAGGCCTGAAAGAACAAAAAGTAGATGTCCGGAGGCCCCACACAGACAGGAGCCTAAAAGCTCAAGTCAAAAAGCTGGACACTGTTAGCAGCAACACGGATTTTAGACTTGCAACACACATCCTGTGGGCCCACCATCCGTCGGAGGTGGTGTAGGGGTCCGGTGCAAGATGCTTCAGGTGGCTGTCAAGGGCACATGTTATTGAACATGTCCAATAACTTCCATGCCCACAGGCGTATAACATTAAGCATCTAGGAGTGCAGACTGCTTGTGAAATAATGTGTCACTCTCAGGAGCTCGGTGATTTCCAGTGGGGCACtgtgataggatgccacctCTGCAATAAGTCCATACATGAAATTTcctcactactaaatattccacagtcaactgttaGCTGTATTATAAAGAAGTGCAAGTTATTGCACTTCTCAGCAACTCAGCCACAAGGCGACAGGCCACATAAAATTACAGAGTGGGGGTCAGCAGCTGAGGCGCACAGTGCACAGAGGTTGCCATTTTTCTCTACAATAAGTTGCTACAGACCTCCAAATTTCATGttgccttcagattagctcatgAACAGTGTGTAAAGAGCTTCGTGGAATTGGTTTCCAATTCCTTTGCTGAGCAGCTGGGGAACCCAACAGAAGTTGGAATGAGAGAATAAAATGGGTGGAGGGTTGGAAATCACACCTTCGAGTTGGGCTATTATCTGTCTAAGTCAAAGACATCCAGTGCAGCCAGAAGGTGAGAGAaccagcagcattagtgacaaCTGAATGTGCTGGAGCCCGTATCCGTTTACTGTGCTGACGCCAACCAAACCTTGATAAAGCCCAAGGCAtgttaaatatttgtttgtttttttaatttttattaaaaaattaaagcaaaa containing:
- the rbm44 gene encoding RNA-binding protein 44 isoform X1, which gives rise to MEPCYTRDPWRTSWPFYVWTTPIDTQPMACYQTSWRDFPRMFFHEAPHYYAGVWAESSFCNPDFKRPNPRESRKFFLDRSVYDLVAAYPQLALTDSRLLGWYLRLSPEDRKLIQEEGGFHQFLHRHPALEMHRHHVHVKDSSSPAQSAVTANQHAFTTGGAEMDGCETPSTHLDLEMLPSRENLTLLGCNWNEHQEKLFGQAHMPGGFSAACSSPVTQKTNDQKACYRPGLPLCQLNEDRCSFQTGSCAAVCKKPAGSVSVSLDMELKLCRQRRKPEPWNQISGVQGQSADFSPSQSEWPMATKESLLDSSSTDRIQMIGPEYTDGSIMQAVEPEQDQSDTFRSLMEDDKSILVCLANDSLREQNRSVHSCPVTTNNDDTAEASSETLRSYESATKVKSVDKHTSPMPCVSTCDAMIGTEVAQCLSVFTQTEDLETADKHFNTEVRMADLDYLAKEFLQLKKTQEGKEKTKSVGCKLRNECECMERAQQAELALLALQYSICRQHCWRLYHTSAEGNHLTQVAKDPPSNIILALQKLELDYNEMKSKIQAGLPLQQLKPLSVDSGEILTGSSYIPAQMIREVLGEISSWYIKTRFSSQEKLDAPSGDGGRPDAQSRKVGQEEEKRLKNKNENTRRAATLIPQDGGSAGQEVNTGEKWYDAEEELELPEDDVATAVRQDPTLVTAHLSDVVFIPESASEEARSSVLCVSKLPSNVTESDMMLLFDKYHPTEVSISALKDLRFAIVMLSGPQSAETAVKELNGCRMQGRALHLEHISRPTNSSQNLASEPDSSQNAPTRQTSKTDSSSTESTLVTPPPVRPSIRNRKVVCISPTAKGTFVPPHYGTMSSFDTLMAELTQLHPEVGRQRIVDAMIELRAKHQGVLCGMPLRTIREMISDLLTRPQTAKQS
- the rbm44 gene encoding RNA-binding protein 44 isoform X2 translates to MEPCYTRDPWRTSWPFYVWTTPIDTQPMACYQTSWRDFPRMFFHEAPHYYAGVWAESSFCNPDFKRPNPRESRKFFLDRSVYDLVAAYPQLALTDSRLLGWYLRLSPEDRKLIQEEGGFHQFLHRHPALEMHRHHVHVKDSSSPAQSAVTANQHAFTTGGAEMDGCETPSTHLDLEMLPSRENLTLLGCNWNEHQEKLFGQAHMPGGFSAACSSPVTQKTNDQKACYRPGLPLCQLNEDRCSFQTGSCAAVCKKPAGSVSVSLDMELKLCRQRRKPEPWNQISGVQGQSADFSPSQSEWPMATKESLLDSSSTDRIQMIGPEYTDGSIMQAVEPEQDQSDTFRSLMEDDKSILVCLANDSLREQNRSVHSCPVTTNNDDTAEASSETLRSYESATKVKSVDKHTSPMPCVSTCDAMIGTEVAQCLSVFTQTEDLETADKHFNTEVRMADLDYLAKEFLQLKKTQEGKEKTKSVGCKLRNECECMERAQQAELALLALQYSICRQHCWRLYHTSAEGNHLTQVAKDPPSNIILALQKLELDYNEMKSKIQAGLPLQQLKPLSVDSGEILTGSSYIPAQMIREVLGEISSWYIKTRFSQEKLDAPSGDGGRPDAQSRKVGQEEEKRLKNKNENTRRAATLIPQDGGSAGQEVNTGEKWYDAEEELELPEDDVATAVRQDPTLVTAHLSDVVFIPESASEEARSSVLCVSKLPSNVTESDMMLLFDKYHPTEVSISALKDLRFAIVMLSGPQSAETAVKELNGCRMQGRALHLEHISRPTNSSQNLASEPDSSQNAPTRQTSKTDSSSTESTLVTPPPVRPSIRNRKVVCISPTAKGTFVPPHYGTMSSFDTLMAELTQLHPEVGRQRIVDAMIELRAKHQGVLCGMPLRTIREMISDLLTRPQTAKQS
- the rbm44 gene encoding RNA-binding protein 44 isoform X4 encodes the protein MEPCYTRDPWRTSWPFYVWTTPIDTQPMACYQTSWRDFPRMFFHEAPHYYAGVWAESSFCNPDFKRPNPRESRKFFLDRSVYDLVAAYPQLALTDSRLLGWYLRLSPEDRKLIQEEGGFHQFLHRHPALEMHRHHVHVKDSSSPAQSAVTANQHAFTTGGAEMDGCETPSTHLDLEMLPSRENLTLLGCNWNEHQEKLFGQAHMPGGFSAACSSPVTQKTNDQKACYRPGLPLCQLNEDRCSFQTGSCAAVCKKPAGSVSVSLDMELKLCRQRRKPEPWNQISGVQGQSADFSPSQSEWPMATKESLLDSSSTDRIQMIGPEYTDGSIMQAVEPEQDQSDTFRSLMEDDKSILVCLANDSLREQNRSVHSCPVTTNNDDTAEASSETLRSYESATKVKSVDKHTSPMPCVSTCDAMIGTEVAQCLSVFTQTEDLETADKHFNTEVRMADLDYLAKEFLQLKKTQEGKEKTKSVGCKLRNECECMERAQQAELALLALQYSICRQHCWRLYHTSAEGNHLTQVAKDPPSNIILALQKLELDYNEMKSKIQAGLPLQQLKPLSVDSGEILTGSSYIPAQMIREVLGEISSWYIKTRFSSQEKLDAPSGDGGRPDAQSRKVGQEEEKRLKNKNENTRRAATLIPQDGGSAGQEVNTGEKWYDAEEELELPEDDVATAVRQDPTLVTAHLSDESASEEARSSVLCVSKLPSNVTESDMMLLFDKYHPTEVSISALKDLRFAIVMLSGPQSAETAVKELNGCRMQGRALHLEHISRPTNSSQNLASEPDSSQNAPTRQTSKTDSSSTESTLVTPPPVRPSIRNRKVVCISPTAKGTFVPPHYGTMSSFDTLMAELTQLHPEVGRQRIVDAMIELRAKHQGVLCGMPLRTIREMISDLLTRPQTAKQS
- the rbm44 gene encoding RNA-binding protein 44 isoform X3, with translation MEPCYTRDPWRTSWPFYVWTTPIDTQPMACYQTSWRDFPRMFFHEAPHYYAGVWAESSFCNPDFKRPNPRESRKFFLDRSVYDLVAAYPQLALTDSRLLGWYLRLSPEDRKLIQEGGFHQFLHRHPALEMHRHHVHVKDSSSPAQSAVTANQHAFTTGGAEMDGCETPSTHLDLEMLPSRENLTLLGCNWNEHQEKLFGQAHMPGGFSAACSSPVTQKTNDQKACYRPGLPLCQLNEDRCSFQTGSCAAVCKKPAGSVSVSLDMELKLCRQRRKPEPWNQISGVQGQSADFSPSQSEWPMATKESLLDSSSTDRIQMIGPEYTDGSIMQAVEPEQDQSDTFRSLMEDDKSILVCLANDSLREQNRSVHSCPVTTNNDDTAEASSETLRSYESATKVKSVDKHTSPMPCVSTCDAMIGTEVAQCLSVFTQTEDLETADKHFNTEVRMADLDYLAKEFLQLKKTQEGKEKTKSVGCKLRNECECMERAQQAELALLALQYSICRQHCWRLYHTSAEGNHLTQVAKDPPSNIILALQKLELDYNEMKSKIQAGLPLQQLKPLSVDSGEILTGSSYIPAQMIREVLGEISSWYIKTRFSSQEKLDAPSGDGGRPDAQSRKVGQEEEKRLKNKNENTRRAATLIPQDGGSAGQEVNTGEKWYDAEEELELPEDDVATAVRQDPTLVTAHLSDVVFIPESASEEARSSVLCVSKLPSNVTESDMMLLFDKYHPTEVSISALKDLRFAIVMLSGPQSAETAVKELNGCRMQGRALHLEHISRPTNSSQNLASEPDSSQNAPTRQTSKTDSSSTESTLVTPPPVRPSIRNRKVVCISPTAKGTFVPPHYGTMSSFDTLMAELTQLHPEVGRQRIVDAMIELRAKHQGVLCGMPLRTIREMISDLLTRPQTAKQS
- the rbm44 gene encoding RNA-binding protein 44 isoform X6, whose amino-acid sequence is MEPCYTRDPWRTSWPFYVWTTPIDTQPMACYQTSWRDFPRMFFHEAPHYYAGVWAESSFCNPDFKRPNPRESRKFFLDRSVYDLVAAYPQLALTDSRLLGWYLRLSPEDRKLIQEEGGFHQFLHRHPALEMHRHHVHVKDSSSPAQSAVTANQHAFTTGGAEMDGCETPSTHLDLEMLPSRENLTLLGCNWNEHQEKLFGQAHMPGGFSAACSSPVTQKTNDQKACYRPGLPLCQLNEDRCSFQTGSCAAVCKKPAGSVSVSLDMELKLCRQRRKPEPWNQISGVQGQSADFSPSQSEWPMATKESLLDSSSTDRIQMIGPEYTDGSIMQAVEPEQDQSDTFRSLMEDDKSILVCLANDSLREQNRSVHSCPVTTNNDDTAEASSETLRSYESATKVKSVDKHTSPMPCVSTCDAMIGTEVAQCLSVFTQTEDLETADKHFNTEVRMADLDYLAKEFLQLKKTQEGKEKTKSVGCKLRNECECMERAQQAELALLALQYSICRQHCWRLYHTSAEGNHLTQVAKDPPSNIILALQKLELDYNEMKSKIQAGLPLQQLKPLSVDSGEILTGSSYIPAQMIREVLGEISSCSQEKLDAPSGDGGRPDAQSRKVGQEEEKRLKNKNENTRRAATLIPQDGGSAGQEVNTGEKWYDAEEELELPEDDVATAVRQDPTLVTAHLSDVVFIPESASEEARSSVLCVSKLPSNVTESDMMLLFDKYHPTEVSISALKDLRFAIVMLSGPQSAETAVKELNGCRMQGRALHLEHISRPTNSSQNLASEPDSSQNAPTRQTSKTDSSSTESTLVTPPPVRPSIRNRKVVCISPTAKGTFVPPHYGTMSSFDTLMAELTQLHPEVGRQRIVDAMIELRAKHQGVLCGMPLRTIREMISDLLTRPQTAKQS
- the rbm44 gene encoding RNA-binding protein 44 isoform X7 produces the protein MHRHHVHVKDSSSPAQSAVTANQHAFTTGGAEMDGCETPSTHLDLEMLPSRENLTLLGCNWNEHQEKLFGQAHMPGGFSAACSSPVTQKTNDQKACYRPGLPLCQLNEDRCSFQTGSCAAVCKKPAGSVSVSLDMELKLCRQRRKPEPWNQISGVQGQSADFSPSQSEWPMATKESLLDSSSTDRIQMIGPEYTDGSIMQAVEPEQDQSDTFRSLMEDDKSILVCLANDSLREQNRSVHSCPVTTNNDDTAEASSETLRSYESATKVKSVDKHTSPMPCVSTCDAMIGTEVAQCLSVFTQTEDLETADKHFNTEVRMADLDYLAKEFLQLKKTQEGKEKTKSVGCKLRNECECMERAQQAELALLALQYSICRQHCWRLYHTSAEGNHLTQVAKDPPSNIILALQKLELDYNEMKSKIQAGLPLQQLKPLSVDSGEILTGSSYIPAQMIREVLGEISSWYIKTRFSSQEKLDAPSGDGGRPDAQSRKVGQEEEKRLKNKNENTRRAATLIPQDGGSAGQEVNTGEKWYDAEEELELPEDDVATAVRQDPTLVTAHLSDVVFIPESASEEARSSVLCVSKLPSNVTESDMMLLFDKYHPTEVSISALKDLRFAIVMLSGPQSAETAVKELNGCRMQGRALHLEHISRPTNSSQNLASEPDSSQNAPTRQTSKTDSSSTESTLVTPPPVRPSIRNRKVVCISPTAKGTFVPPHYGTMSSFDTLMAELTQLHPEVGRQRIVDAMIELRAKHQGVLCGMPLRTIREMISDLLTRPQTAKQS
- the rbm44 gene encoding RNA-binding protein 44 isoform X5, with amino-acid sequence MEPCYTRDPWRTSWPFYVWTTPIDTQPMACYQTSWRDFPRMFFHEAPHYYAGVWAESSFCNPDFKRPNPRESRKFFLDRSVYDLVAAYPQLALTDSRLLGWYLRLSPEDRKLIQEEGGFHQFLHRHPALEMHRHHVHVKDSSSPAQSAVTANQHAFTTGGAEMDGCETPSTHLDLEMLPSRENLTLLGCNWNEHQEKLFGQAHMPGGFSAACSSPVTQKTNDQKACYRPGLPLCQLNEDRCSFQTGSCAAVCKKPAGSVSVSLDMELKLCRQRRKPEPWNQISGVQGQSADFSPSQSEWPMATKESLLDSSSTDRIQMIGPEYTDGSIMQAVEPEQDQSDTFRSLMEDDKSILVCLANDSLREQNRSVHSCPVTTNNDDTAEASSETLRSYESATKVKSVDKHTSPMPCVSTCDAMIGTEVAQCLSVFTQTEDLETADKHFNTEVRMADLDYLAKEFLQLKKTQEGKEKTKSVGCKLRNECECMERAQQAELALLALQYSICRQHCWRLYHTSAEGNHLTQVAKDPPSNIILALQKLELDYNEMKSKIQAGLPLQQLKPLSVDSGEILTGSSYIPAQMIREVLGEISSCSSQEKLDAPSGDGGRPDAQSRKVGQEEEKRLKNKNENTRRAATLIPQDGGSAGQEVNTGEKWYDAEEELELPEDDVATAVRQDPTLVTAHLSDVVFIPESASEEARSSVLCVSKLPSNVTESDMMLLFDKYHPTEVSISALKDLRFAIVMLSGPQSAETAVKELNGCRMQGRALHLEHISRPTNSSQNLASEPDSSQNAPTRQTSKTDSSSTESTLVTPPPVRPSIRNRKVVCISPTAKGTFVPPHYGTMSSFDTLMAELTQLHPEVGRQRIVDAMIELRAKHQGVLCGMPLRTIREMISDLLTRPQTAKQS